CTGTTCAGATGAAGATATGCCCTCTCTCTGCTAGCTGTTGCAGGAACCCAACCAATAGCGTTTGTAATACGGAGTACCTATTATAGAAATGTATGTTATTACATATACGCCATACACACTAAACTGACTTCTTGGTATGGACAAGAACCACATAAAGTTACACATACATGAGTATCTACTGGAAAATCATCCTTCTGAAGATAGAACATCAGCACACACGCCACCTGTCATAACATGCATAATTGCATATATTAGAAAGATCATCAGCTATATGCACACTTACTCAAGCAGCCAATATAGTATTAAGCAAGCAATCAAAGAGCGTAAAAAGATATTATAAACATTCACAAGTAAGGTCCCTTCTTTGATTTGGGAATGCTGTTTGAATTCCACTGTCAATCATAATTGCAAAAGTTTCCATTGACAACTCCAGCCATGATTGTAACTACCACCCTTAGTAGAAGGAAAATAGTTGGACAATTGCACTCCGAATACAAGAATCTAGAAGAAGCTCCATGCCATTGCACGGAGGCTACCAGGCACCTGTTTCTGTTAGCCATTCATTGCAAAGCAAAACTGGTTGTTGGTGACTAACACCCATCCATAATCACACAGCAATATTTAAGTATAACCGACACAAGCATATGATTTCAGTCACAAGGGCATACTTTCTCTAATTTCCTTTTCATACAACTTAGTACCAACACTACTGTTAGCCAAAATACTTTGCAGGCTTTTGCGGAAACTTGAGTTCAGGCTGTATTAACTTACATGGCAACAAGAAAAGCAACTTGCTTTGCTTTTGATCATTATCTACCATCATGCAAACTACAACTACTTCTCACTAGTCACATTTTATCAATTCCTCATCCTTCACAACAAAATCAATACTAGCATTCTCTACATTACGATGAAATCCAACAGGACGAAAACCAAATTCGCTGAAGAAacaggagaagagagagatggaACTCACAGTCTTTGGCCCGATCCCTTTGAACCGAGATAGCTCAGTCTTCACCTCATCCACGGACAGATCCCGCAAATACTCGAGGCAAATCTTGCCTCGCCTCTCCCGGACGCCCCTCAGCATCGCCCTTATCctcgccgccttcgtcgccgcaaGCCCCCCGCACCGGATGGCGTCCTCCAgcctcttcccctcctcctcatccaccacctccaaaaacGAAAACGAATCGCGCATCAGAGGACACGAGGGAGCTTCTAGAAGCTTCCTGGATGCGGCCACCAAACCTGGTCCCAGGTGGGGAACGCGGCCTTGAGGGCGGCGAAGGCGCGGCGCGAGATGGCGTCGGTGGTGTTCTGAGAGAGGAGGGTCGTGACGAGGCCGTCGAGGACGgtgggcggcggagacggaTCGCCATCCGTGTCCTCCTCCGGGTCCGGGGATGTgtcgaggccgaggcggcggcggcggcggcggaagggcgCGAACTCGTCGGGGAAGCCGTGGAAGGCGAGGAGGGCGTCGCGGACGGCGAGGCATTGggcgggggaaggggaggggtgGTCGTGGTACGGCTCCGGCGAGGGCGGAGGCTTCCGCTTGGGCTTCCGGGTCATCTCGCTGGCCTGCGCGGcttggccggcggcgccgtggaggtGGCGGTTGCCGGCGACGAGGTGTGGTGTGGGCGTGTGGCCGTCAATAGGTGAACAAATGGGCCGAACGTCATGGCCCGGCCCAGCCACGATTAGGCATGGCTCCTGTAGCGGGCCGTACCGTGCAGGCCCATGTGCTAAGGCGTCGGCCCAAGCACGGTCCATGGAAAATACGGGCAGTGCCGGCACGGGCCcaaatatgacatgtgggccggTATAGGCCCATTATCACGTTTGGCCCACAGAATTTGAATACGAGGCCgaaaaaagagaaataagataaaaaggaaaattaaaagaaaaaaaaagaaaggacctgtttactttgatgaaaaaaaccttaccaaaatttgccaaaaattttggcaggatttcttatatagttaccaaatttggtagcaaactaaatgtatccactattttggcaactttattaaaatttggtaaggttgaaaatgtca
The Oryza sativa Japonica Group chromosome 6, ASM3414082v1 DNA segment above includes these coding regions:
- the LOC4340610 gene encoding putative DNA glycosylase At3g47830 — its product is MTRKPKRKPPPSPEPYHDHPSPSPAQCLAVRDALLAFHGFPDEFAPFRRRRRRLGLDTSPDPEEDTDGDPSPPPTVLDGLVTTLLSQNTTDAISRRAFAALKAAFPTWDQVVDEEEGKRLEDAIRCGGLAATKAARIRAMLRGVRERRGKICLEYLRDLSVDEVKTELSRFKGIGPKTVACVLMFYLQKDDFPVDTHVLRITNAIGWVPATASRERAYLHLNSKIPDDLKFDLNCLFVTHGKLCQSCSKKLGGQKTTGSNSMCPLASYCCTEEKMKQ